GGGAGCGGGTCGAGGTCAGGCTGGTTGAGGGGTAGCCTGGGGACCGATGAGCGCGTGGGTGTACAGGCTGTTCTTCAGGCTCCTGAACAGCTTTTTCGTTCTTCCGGCATTCAGGATCGGCCTGGGGCGCATTGTCTCAAATCCGGTGACAGGCAGGGTCATGGTGCTCGTACTGAAGGGCAGGAAGACCGGAAGAACGCGTTACACGCCTGTGGGTTACGCCATCGTGAACGGGAGAATATACTGCTACCGTGGCGAGAGATCGCAGGGCACCTGGTACCTCAACCTTCTCGCAGAGCCTCATATCGAGGTCATGCTTCCCGATAGACGGATCAGAGGGCGCGCGGAGGAGGTCGTCGA
This genomic window from Methanothrix sp. contains:
- a CDS encoding nitroreductase/quinone reductase family protein, producing MSAWVYRLFFRLLNSFFVLPAFRIGLGRIVSNPVTGRVMVLVLKGRKTGRTRYTPVGYAIVNGRIYCYRGERSQGTWYLNLLAEPHIEVMLPDRRIRGRAEEVVDDDEKFTALREILKNGGLSGFVYGFNPWRVEEDLLRERLRGVRVIRINPTFRINAPVRSIFRILVRTV